In Amycolatopsis sp. EV170708-02-1, the following are encoded in one genomic region:
- a CDS encoding MMPL family transporter, protein MLPEKIAAWSMRHRAVTLAGWAGLVVVALLAGMLLDGESRRSTDPGESGRAQTALNAQNTFDPLRENVLVAAKEPGSPPFAANEELRRATEDLITTLTTSGSVTDVRSPLADGGAERISADGTSGLVGFSIAGDEKDIRPNFETATARVAEVAARHPSARLSQSGDLSLSTVVDKGIREDVKRSELLSLPLTLVILLIVFGALVAASVPLLLAGTSVAATFGFLSVVDDFTPINSATTVITLLIGMAVGVDYSLFFLRRQREERAREHSVDAATRIAARTSGHVVVVSGVTVVLCVSGLVLTGLDNFTGLAISTAFVVGLAVLGSVTVLPALLSLLGDKVDRGRIPWLGKRRTTAEKSRFWSATARVVTRRPALWGGLGAALLILLTLPALGMRLQDPTPAESLPRSMPAIDAAVRTQEAFPGVVYPATVVLTAENGGPVDSPALRSAITDLERRIGDTSGVLNKPVAVGNVDEAVVVRVPLSGAGRDAESDTALAKLRTELLPETIGKLDGVEYAVSGRTANARDFADRVTERMPLVFGFVLLAAFVLLLLAFRSVAVALVSIVLNLLSIGAAYGVLTWIFQDGHFASLLGFTPYGGVVGWLPMFMFVLLLGLSMDYHIFILSRIRERRAEGAIAAIVRGTGTSAGVVSGAAVIMVGVFSVFITLSAIEYKMMGVGMAVAVLIDATLVRGVLLPAFLAALGEQVWRRDRKSVAPERAPELSSPNA, encoded by the coding sequence ATGCTGCCCGAAAAGATCGCCGCCTGGTCCATGCGGCATCGCGCGGTCACCCTCGCCGGCTGGGCCGGCCTCGTGGTCGTCGCACTGCTGGCGGGAATGCTGCTGGACGGTGAAAGCCGCCGAAGCACCGATCCCGGCGAGTCCGGCCGCGCCCAGACCGCCTTGAACGCCCAAAACACCTTCGACCCGTTACGCGAGAACGTCCTCGTCGCGGCGAAGGAGCCCGGTTCGCCGCCGTTCGCCGCGAACGAAGAACTCCGGCGGGCGACCGAAGATCTGATCACCACGCTCACCACGAGCGGCTCGGTCACCGACGTCCGCTCGCCGCTGGCCGACGGAGGCGCCGAGCGGATCTCGGCCGACGGCACGTCCGGACTCGTCGGGTTTTCGATCGCGGGCGACGAGAAGGACATCCGCCCGAACTTCGAGACCGCGACGGCGCGAGTGGCCGAGGTCGCCGCACGGCATCCATCGGCCCGGTTGAGCCAGTCCGGAGATCTGAGCCTGTCGACCGTGGTCGACAAGGGTATCCGTGAAGACGTCAAACGGTCGGAGCTTCTTTCCCTGCCGCTGACACTGGTGATCCTGCTGATCGTGTTCGGGGCGCTGGTCGCAGCGTCGGTCCCGTTGCTGCTGGCGGGGACGAGTGTCGCGGCGACGTTCGGCTTCCTGTCCGTCGTCGACGACTTCACCCCGATCAACAGCGCGACGACGGTGATCACGCTGCTCATCGGGATGGCGGTGGGCGTCGACTACTCGCTGTTCTTCCTCAGGCGGCAACGGGAAGAACGCGCACGCGAGCACTCGGTAGACGCCGCGACCCGCATCGCGGCGCGGACGTCCGGGCACGTCGTGGTCGTCTCCGGGGTCACGGTCGTCCTGTGCGTGAGCGGGCTGGTGCTCACCGGACTCGACAACTTCACCGGTCTCGCGATCAGCACGGCGTTCGTGGTCGGCCTCGCCGTGCTCGGCTCGGTCACCGTGCTGCCCGCGCTGCTCTCGTTATTGGGCGACAAGGTCGATCGCGGGCGGATTCCGTGGCTGGGCAAGCGGCGTACCACGGCGGAGAAGTCGCGGTTCTGGTCCGCGACCGCCCGCGTGGTCACCCGGCGCCCGGCGTTGTGGGGCGGGCTGGGGGCCGCGTTGCTGATCCTGCTCACGCTGCCCGCGCTCGGCATGCGCCTGCAGGATCCGACACCGGCGGAGAGCCTGCCGCGATCGATGCCCGCGATCGACGCCGCCGTCCGCACCCAGGAGGCCTTCCCGGGCGTGGTCTACCCCGCCACGGTGGTGCTCACCGCCGAGAACGGCGGCCCGGTCGACAGCCCGGCCCTGCGGTCGGCGATCACGGATCTCGAACGGCGGATCGGGGATACCTCCGGTGTGCTGAACAAACCCGTCGCCGTCGGAAACGTCGACGAGGCCGTGGTCGTCCGGGTCCCGCTGTCCGGCGCCGGCCGCGACGCGGAATCCGACACGGCGCTCGCGAAGCTGCGCACCGAGCTACTCCCCGAGACGATCGGGAAGCTGGACGGCGTCGAGTACGCGGTGTCCGGCCGGACGGCGAACGCCCGCGACTTCGCCGACCGGGTGACCGAGCGGATGCCGCTGGTCTTCGGGTTCGTCCTGCTGGCGGCGTTCGTGTTGCTGCTGCTGGCTTTCCGGTCGGTGGCGGTGGCGCTCGTGTCGATCGTGCTGAACCTGCTGTCGATCGGCGCGGCCTACGGCGTGCTCACCTGGATCTTCCAGGACGGCCATTTCGCTTCCCTGCTGGGATTCACCCCGTACGGCGGGGTGGTCGGGTGGCTGCCGATGTTCATGTTCGTCCTGCTGCTCGGGCTGAGCATGGACTACCACATCTTCATCCTCAGCCGGATCCGCGAACGCCGGGCGGAAGGCGCCATCGCCGCGATCGTCCGCGGCACCGGCACGAGCGCCGGCGTGGTCAGCGGCGCGGCGGTGATCATGGTCGGCGTGTTCAGCGTCTTCATCACGTTGAGCGCGATCGAGTACAAGATGATGGGAGTCGGGATGGCGGTCGCCGTCCTGATCGACGCCACGCTGGTCCGCGGGGTGCTGCTGCCCGCTTTCCTCGCGGCGCTGGGAGAACAGGTTTGGCGGCGTGACCGTAAATCCGTGGCTCCCGAACGCGCACCGGAACTATCGTCGCCGAATGCCTGA
- a CDS encoding metalloregulator ArsR/SmtB family transcription factor, with the protein MTATGPSGDELLRLLGALANPHRLRIVAALRAERAYVSQLARELGISRALLQLHLRKLEAAGLVSAELELSEDGKAMKFYEVKPFLVELSPDTIAAAAPTLSTAPGDEGERS; encoded by the coding sequence ATGACCGCCACCGGACCGTCCGGCGACGAGCTGCTGCGGCTGCTGGGGGCGCTGGCGAATCCGCACCGGCTGCGGATCGTCGCGGCGTTGCGTGCGGAGCGCGCGTATGTCAGCCAGCTGGCGCGAGAGCTCGGCATCAGCCGGGCGTTGCTGCAGCTCCACCTGCGCAAACTGGAGGCGGCCGGGCTCGTGTCGGCCGAACTGGAGCTGTCGGAGGACGGGAAGGCGATGAAGTTCTACGAGGTGAAACCGTTCCTGGTCGAGCTGAGCCCGGACACCATCGCCGCCGCGGCGCCGACGCTGAGCACGGCACCCGGTGACGAGGGGGAACGATCGTGA
- a CDS encoding DUF2786 domain-containing protein: MPDHDTLLARVRKLLAKAEDPAVTEAEAESYNTKAAELIARYGIDQALLAASGATADEITQIKIPLDNPYSRDKAGLLTNIAHPLRCRALLHRLGQSVTAVTVFGFRSDLERTELLYTSLLLQATTQLTRVRPENRVFAGESLAAYRRTWLHGFSGAVYERLRNSEDTAARTHTTAAGHRSAELVIQDRTAMVKQAYDEQYGDLRSAPPRRLSGSGYLDGHSAGERANLNTTGITGRRRALPVR, translated from the coding sequence ATGCCCGACCATGACACGCTGCTCGCGCGCGTCCGGAAGCTCCTCGCGAAGGCGGAGGACCCGGCGGTCACCGAGGCCGAAGCCGAGTCGTACAACACCAAGGCCGCCGAACTGATCGCCCGGTACGGCATCGATCAGGCGTTGCTGGCCGCCTCCGGGGCGACAGCGGACGAGATCACGCAGATCAAGATCCCGCTCGACAACCCGTACAGCCGGGACAAGGCGGGGCTGCTGACGAACATCGCGCATCCGCTGCGCTGCCGGGCCCTGCTGCACCGGCTCGGCCAATCGGTCACCGCGGTGACCGTGTTCGGTTTCCGCAGCGATCTGGAGCGGACGGAACTGCTGTACACGAGCCTGCTGTTGCAGGCGACCACCCAGCTGACCAGGGTCCGCCCGGAGAACCGGGTGTTCGCGGGCGAATCGCTGGCCGCGTACCGGCGGACGTGGCTGCACGGCTTCTCCGGCGCGGTCTACGAACGGCTCCGCAACAGTGAGGACACCGCGGCCAGGACCCATACGACCGCCGCCGGTCATCGCTCGGCCGAACTGGTGATCCAGGATCGGACGGCGATGGTCAAACAGGCGTACGATGAGCAATACGGCGATCTACGCTCGGCACCGCCGAGGCGGCTGTCCGGCAGCGGCTATCTCGACGGTCACTCCGCCGGCGAGCGCGCCAACCTCAACACCACCGGTATCACCGGAAGGCGCCGCGCACTGCCCGTGCGCTAG
- a CDS encoding aldehyde dehydrogenase family protein → MAKYAAPNTEGSVVSYESRYDHYIGGEYVPPASGQYFENPTPVTGQVFTEVARGTAADIDRALDAAEGAAAAWGRTSVDERANVLLRIADRMEQNLEAIAVAESWENGKPVRETLAADIPLAIDHFRYFAGALRAQEGGISQIDDNTVAYHFHEPLGVVGQIIPWNFPLLMAVWKLAPALAAGNAIVLKPAEQTPASIHLLMSLIGDLIPPGVLNIVNGFGVEAGKPLASSNRVRKVAFTGETTTGRLILQYASENIIPVTVELGGKSPNIFFDDVAAANDAFYDKAQEGFALFALNQGEVCTCPSRALIQSGIYDRFLGDAVERVKKIKQGHPLDTETQIGAQASNDQLEKILSYIDIGQKEGAKILTGGERSDLGGELSGGYYVQPTVFEGDNKMRIFQEEIFGPVVSVARFDDYADALKIANDTLYGLGAGVWSRDGNTAYRAGRDIQAGRVWVNNYHAYPAHAAFGGYKASGIGRENHKMMLDHYQQTKNMLVSYSDSALGFF, encoded by the coding sequence ATGGCCAAGTACGCGGCACCGAACACCGAAGGCAGCGTCGTCAGCTACGAGTCGCGCTACGACCACTACATCGGAGGCGAGTACGTACCGCCCGCGAGCGGTCAGTACTTCGAGAACCCGACCCCGGTGACCGGACAGGTGTTCACCGAGGTCGCCCGCGGCACCGCCGCCGACATCGACCGCGCGCTCGACGCGGCCGAAGGCGCGGCCGCGGCCTGGGGCCGGACGTCGGTGGACGAGCGCGCGAACGTGCTGCTCCGGATCGCCGACCGGATGGAACAGAACCTCGAAGCGATCGCCGTCGCCGAATCGTGGGAGAACGGCAAACCGGTCCGCGAGACCCTCGCCGCCGACATCCCGCTGGCCATCGACCATTTCCGCTACTTCGCCGGCGCCCTGCGCGCCCAGGAGGGCGGCATCTCGCAGATCGACGACAACACCGTCGCGTACCACTTCCACGAGCCGCTCGGCGTCGTCGGCCAGATCATCCCGTGGAACTTCCCGCTGCTGATGGCGGTCTGGAAGCTCGCGCCCGCGCTGGCCGCGGGCAACGCGATCGTGCTCAAACCCGCCGAGCAGACCCCGGCGTCGATCCATCTGCTGATGTCCCTCATCGGCGATCTGATCCCGCCGGGCGTGCTGAACATCGTCAACGGTTTCGGCGTCGAGGCGGGCAAGCCGCTCGCGTCGAGCAACCGGGTGCGGAAGGTCGCGTTCACCGGCGAGACCACCACCGGGCGGCTGATCCTGCAGTACGCCAGCGAGAACATCATCCCGGTCACCGTCGAGCTCGGCGGGAAGAGCCCGAACATCTTCTTCGACGACGTCGCCGCGGCCAACGACGCCTTCTACGACAAGGCGCAGGAAGGTTTCGCGCTCTTCGCGCTGAACCAGGGCGAGGTCTGCACCTGCCCGTCGCGCGCGCTGATCCAGTCCGGCATCTACGACCGGTTCCTCGGCGACGCCGTCGAGCGGGTCAAGAAGATCAAGCAGGGGCACCCGCTCGACACCGAGACGCAGATCGGCGCACAGGCGTCCAACGACCAGCTGGAGAAGATCCTTTCCTACATCGACATCGGTCAGAAGGAAGGCGCGAAGATCCTCACCGGTGGCGAGCGCAGCGACCTCGGCGGCGAACTGTCCGGCGGGTACTACGTGCAGCCGACGGTCTTCGAGGGCGACAACAAGATGCGGATCTTCCAGGAGGAGATCTTCGGCCCGGTGGTCTCGGTGGCCAGGTTCGACGACTACGCCGACGCGCTGAAGATCGCCAACGACACGCTGTACGGCCTCGGCGCCGGTGTCTGGTCGCGCGACGGCAACACCGCTTACCGCGCCGGCCGCGACATCCAGGCGGGCCGGGTGTGGGTCAACAACTATCACGCGTACCCGGCGCACGCGGCCTTCGGCGGCTACAAGGCGTCCGGGATCGGGCGCGAGAACCACAAGATGATGCTGGACCACTACCAGCAGACCAAGAACATGCTGGTGTCCTATTCGGACAGTGCGCTCGGGTTCTTCTGA
- a CDS encoding CPCC family cysteine-rich protein, translating to MTKGKEGYACPCCGYLTVGERGAYEVCPVCFWEDDGQDDHDANVVRGGPNGRLSLTVARLNFDLHGACEEAHIHDVRPPEPDEIPPGGSDG from the coding sequence GTGACGAAAGGGAAGGAAGGGTACGCCTGTCCTTGCTGTGGCTATCTCACGGTGGGCGAGCGGGGCGCGTACGAGGTCTGCCCCGTCTGCTTCTGGGAGGACGACGGGCAGGACGATCATGACGCGAACGTCGTCCGAGGTGGGCCCAACGGGCGCCTGTCTCTCACGGTGGCTCGGCTGAACTTCGATCTTCACGGTGCCTGCGAAGAGGCGCATATTCACGATGTCCGGCCGCCGGAACCGGACGAGATCCCTCCCGGCGGGAGCGACGGCTAG
- a CDS encoding DUF779 domain-containing protein — protein MAERVGLTPAAADLLRRLVSLHGPVMFHQSGGCCDGSAPMCYPAGEFRTGASDVHLGDLSVEGVEDVPVWMSGPQFEYWKHTHLTIDVVPGRGSGFSLEAPEGVRFLVRSRLFSDEESAELNGPATR, from the coding sequence ATGGCCGAGCGGGTCGGCTTGACACCGGCCGCCGCGGATCTGCTGCGGCGGCTGGTGTCGCTCCACGGTCCGGTGATGTTCCACCAGTCCGGCGGATGCTGCGACGGGAGCGCCCCGATGTGTTACCCGGCGGGCGAATTCCGCACCGGGGCGTCCGATGTCCACCTTGGTGACCTGAGCGTCGAAGGCGTCGAGGACGTTCCGGTGTGGATGTCGGGCCCTCAGTTCGAGTACTGGAAGCACACGCATCTGACCATCGACGTCGTCCCCGGACGGGGGAGCGGATTCTCCTTGGAGGCGCCCGAAGGGGTCCGGTTCCTGGTCCGGTCCCGGTTGTTCAGCGACGAGGAATCGGCTGAGCTGAACGGCCCAGCAACGCGATGA
- a CDS encoding helix-turn-helix domain-containing protein: MAERPGGESSPRDPQAYARLLKDVHDAVLSGVPAPRSPRSIVSASWNRSLAAHVDPDTGVAPLVYDPGEVNGLRDEHPLAPVLPILRQTLVSIADDAEHMMIVTDAAGHILWREGAAGVLRRADSVMLAEGTRWSEDVIGTNAMGTTLATGEPVQIYSAEHLVRTYHGWTCAAAPVRDPETGALLGSIDVSGPLRTVHPAMLALVTAAAQLAEGQLRARLAMRDERLRAANMTHLEALRGAPGALLSAKGRVLAAESCGDLPATVDIRPGGGAVALPDGRLGTVEPLSEGYLLRLGSRGASRRPRLALEFLTDGPPSTTVDGREVPFTLRHAEILTLLALNPGGLSAERLALLLYGESGNPVTVRAEIHRLRTQLGSDIVQTRPYRLSADVDADFLRVRAALKRGDVTAAADAFRGPLLAESEAPAVREEREAVTASVRRVVLGSGDATALWSYWETPCGADDLEIVDALCRVLPDGDPRRAVAFTHRNRLDR; the protein is encoded by the coding sequence GTGGCAGAGCGGCCCGGTGGAGAGTCGTCGCCGCGTGACCCTCAGGCGTACGCGCGGCTGCTGAAGGACGTCCACGACGCCGTCCTCTCCGGTGTTCCCGCGCCGCGTTCCCCCAGGTCGATCGTGTCGGCTTCGTGGAATCGCTCGCTCGCCGCGCACGTCGATCCGGACACGGGCGTCGCCCCGCTGGTCTACGACCCCGGCGAGGTGAACGGGCTGCGCGACGAGCATCCGCTGGCCCCGGTGCTGCCGATCCTGCGGCAGACGCTGGTGAGCATCGCCGACGACGCCGAGCACATGATGATCGTGACCGACGCGGCCGGGCACATCCTGTGGCGTGAGGGCGCCGCGGGCGTGTTGCGGCGAGCGGACAGCGTGATGCTCGCCGAAGGCACGCGCTGGAGCGAGGACGTCATCGGGACGAACGCGATGGGCACCACGCTCGCCACCGGGGAGCCGGTGCAGATCTACTCGGCCGAGCATCTGGTGCGGACCTATCACGGCTGGACCTGCGCGGCGGCGCCCGTACGCGATCCGGAGACCGGCGCGCTGCTCGGCTCGATCGACGTCAGCGGTCCGCTGCGGACGGTCCATCCCGCGATGCTCGCGCTGGTCACGGCGGCCGCCCAGCTCGCGGAAGGCCAGCTGCGGGCCCGGCTCGCGATGCGCGACGAACGGTTGCGGGCCGCGAACATGACTCATCTGGAAGCGTTGCGCGGCGCGCCGGGTGCCCTGCTCTCGGCGAAGGGCCGCGTGCTGGCGGCCGAATCCTGCGGCGATCTTCCCGCCACTGTGGACATCCGGCCCGGCGGCGGCGCGGTCGCCCTGCCCGACGGGCGGCTGGGCACCGTGGAGCCGTTGAGCGAGGGCTATCTGCTGCGCCTGGGGAGCCGGGGTGCTTCGCGACGTCCGCGGCTCGCGCTGGAGTTCCTCACCGACGGGCCACCATCGACCACAGTGGACGGTCGCGAAGTGCCGTTCACCTTGCGACACGCGGAGATACTGACGCTGCTCGCGCTGAACCCGGGCGGCCTTTCGGCGGAGCGGCTGGCCTTGCTGCTCTACGGCGAGAGCGGCAACCCGGTGACCGTGCGCGCGGAGATCCACCGGCTCCGGACGCAGCTCGGATCGGACATCGTGCAGACGCGGCCGTACCGGCTCTCCGCCGACGTGGACGCCGACTTCCTGCGCGTCCGCGCGGCGCTCAAACGAGGCGACGTCACGGCCGCGGCGGACGCGTTCCGCGGTCCGCTGCTGGCCGAATCGGAGGCACCCGCCGTGCGCGAGGAACGCGAGGCCGTCACCGCGTCGGTCCGGCGGGTCGTGCTCGGCAGCGGGGACGCCACGGCGCTGTGGTCGTACTGGGAGACCCCGTGCGGGGCCGACGACCTGGAGATCGTCGACGCGCTGTGCCGGGTGCTCCCGGACGGCGATCCGCGACGTGCCGTCGCCTTCACCCATCGGAACCGTCTCGACCGCTGA
- a CDS encoding TetR/AcrR family transcriptional regulator: MGARTRLIETAANLLAEEGVGAVTLRGIAKAAGVSHGAPLRHFSGRAALLSAVATRGYVELLERGADLPAGTPRERLIAACHGYLDFALANPAMFELMFRRDLIDADDPELIRVSSAVFDFFAALVEDVQEGGWHPATDPRLLASSLWASLHGLAQLWLWGGLAGASFAPSPERALAVTLDAYLD, translated from the coding sequence GTGGGCGCCCGAACCCGCCTGATCGAAACCGCCGCGAACCTGCTGGCCGAAGAAGGCGTCGGCGCCGTGACGCTGCGCGGCATCGCGAAGGCCGCCGGCGTCTCACACGGCGCGCCGCTGCGGCATTTCTCCGGCCGCGCGGCGCTGCTCTCGGCGGTCGCCACCCGCGGCTACGTCGAACTGCTCGAACGCGGCGCCGACCTTCCGGCCGGGACACCCCGCGAGCGGCTCATCGCCGCCTGCCACGGCTATCTCGACTTCGCGCTGGCCAATCCGGCGATGTTCGAGCTGATGTTCCGCCGCGATCTCATCGACGCGGACGATCCCGAACTCATCCGGGTGAGCAGCGCGGTCTTCGACTTCTTCGCCGCGTTGGTCGAGGACGTGCAGGAAGGCGGCTGGCATCCCGCGACCGATCCACGGCTGCTCGCGTCGTCGCTATGGGCGTCGCTGCACGGCCTCGCCCAGTTGTGGCTCTGGGGCGGGCTGGCGGGCGCGAGCTTCGCGCCGTCACCGGAGCGGGCGCTGGCCGTCACGTTGGACGCCTATCTGGACTAA
- a CDS encoding GNAT family N-acetyltransferase yields the protein MIVIEDLATRPELREPALAIGGVGGEFLQHGLAGLLAKSSHLAARWPEYFLVLLEDGVPVARTAAVPVGFPTAERPELPDHGWDAALIWAAEDVLSTRETNTLIALEVMVAPGRRGGGLATKALEALKKRASETGMRKLVVPVRPAGKENEPELSFEDYVARRRADGLPEDPWLRTHERLGARFVKVAPFAMTVTGTFAQWKAWTGAELHDGLTTVPGGIAPVLASSALDVGVYTEPNAWLEHLVDEASTC from the coding sequence ATGATCGTGATCGAAGACCTGGCCACCCGGCCCGAATTGCGCGAGCCCGCGCTCGCCATCGGCGGTGTCGGCGGCGAATTCCTCCAGCACGGCCTGGCGGGCCTGCTGGCGAAGTCGTCCCACCTCGCCGCCCGCTGGCCCGAATACTTCCTCGTGCTGCTGGAAGACGGTGTTCCCGTGGCGAGAACCGCGGCAGTCCCGGTCGGCTTCCCGACCGCCGAACGCCCGGAACTGCCGGACCACGGCTGGGACGCCGCCCTGATCTGGGCCGCGGAAGACGTGCTGAGCACTCGTGAGACGAATACGTTGATAGCACTCGAAGTGATGGTCGCGCCAGGCCGCCGTGGCGGCGGCCTGGCCACAAAAGCGTTGGAAGCGTTGAAGAAGCGCGCCTCGGAAACAGGTATGCGCAAACTCGTCGTGCCGGTCCGCCCGGCCGGGAAGGAGAACGAACCAGAACTGTCCTTTGAAGACTATGTCGCCCGCCGTCGCGCGGACGGGCTGCCGGAGGATCCGTGGCTGCGCACGCACGAACGGCTCGGCGCCCGGTTCGTGAAAGTGGCTCCGTTCGCGATGACGGTCACCGGCACCTTCGCCCAGTGGAAGGCGTGGACCGGAGCCGAACTCCACGACGGTCTCACGACCGTGCCGGGCGGGATAGCGCCGGTGCTCGCGTCCTCGGCGCTGGACGTCGGCGTCTACACGGAGCCGAACGCCTGGCTCGAGCACCTGGTAGACGAAGCCAGCACCTGCTAG
- a CDS encoding NAD(P)/FAD-dependent oxidoreductase: MSVDVSVVGSGPNGLAAAVLLVRAGLTVEVHEAAEEIGGGTRTASLFDDEVRHDICATGHPLAAASPFFRWFGLARHGVDLLRPEVAYAHPLGGDRAGLAYEDLDRTCDALGADGPRWRRLMGPLAERSRELADLLLGDLRHPPRDPRAAALLPARIALLASGSERRLFTGPEALALLSGVSAHVMSRQPSLAAAGATLLLGHLAHSTGWPIVRGGSQAITEALAADLRARGGRIHTGSRITDLRTLAKSRTVILDIAPRGFLEIASDLLPPRYRKALESYRYGPGVAKVDFLVSEPVPWAAPDVGKAGTVHLGGTRDEVYAAENAIVRGEDPDDRFVLVSDPTTLDPSRGVPGKRPVWAYCHVPHGDPRDVTELVRRRIERFAPGFSDTILASRCVTAPELEAYNANYPGGDVAAGAVDLRQVLGRPVARWNPHRTPLGGVFLCSAATAPGPGVHGMGGWHAAKSVLGKDFEPLVQIGVQRDGQRPLR; this comes from the coding sequence ATGTCGGTCGACGTGTCGGTGGTCGGTTCCGGCCCGAACGGGCTCGCCGCGGCGGTCCTGCTGGTCAGGGCCGGGCTGACGGTCGAAGTGCACGAGGCGGCGGAAGAGATCGGCGGCGGGACGCGCACGGCCTCGCTGTTCGACGACGAAGTCCGGCACGACATCTGCGCCACCGGGCATCCGCTGGCCGCGGCGTCTCCGTTCTTCCGCTGGTTCGGCCTCGCCCGGCACGGTGTCGACCTTCTGCGCCCGGAGGTCGCGTACGCGCATCCTCTTGGCGGTGACCGGGCCGGTCTCGCGTACGAAGACCTAGACCGGACCTGTGACGCCCTCGGTGCGGACGGGCCCCGGTGGCGCCGCCTGATGGGCCCGCTGGCCGAACGCAGCCGCGAATTGGCCGATCTCCTGCTCGGAGATCTTCGCCATCCGCCCCGCGACCCTCGTGCCGCCGCCCTCCTCCCGGCGAGGATCGCGCTGCTCGCGTCCGGTTCGGAACGCCGTTTGTTCACCGGTCCGGAAGCGCTCGCGCTGCTCTCCGGGGTTTCCGCGCATGTGATGAGCCGTCAGCCGTCCCTCGCCGCGGCAGGCGCGACACTGCTGCTCGGCCACCTCGCGCATTCGACGGGCTGGCCGATCGTCCGCGGCGGAAGCCAGGCCATCACCGAAGCCCTCGCCGCCGACCTCCGCGCCCGCGGCGGACGGATCCACACCGGCAGCCGGATCACCGATCTGCGGACACTGGCGAAGTCGCGCACGGTGATCCTCGACATCGCCCCGCGCGGTTTCCTCGAAATCGCCAGCGACCTGCTGCCGCCGCGCTACCGTAAGGCGCTGGAGTCCTACCGCTACGGACCCGGCGTGGCGAAGGTCGACTTCCTGGTGTCCGAACCGGTTCCGTGGGCGGCGCCGGACGTCGGCAAGGCGGGCACCGTCCATCTCGGAGGCACGCGAGACGAGGTGTACGCCGCCGAAAACGCCATCGTGCGAGGGGAAGATCCGGACGACCGGTTCGTGCTCGTGTCCGATCCGACGACGCTCGACCCGTCCCGCGGGGTGCCGGGCAAACGGCCGGTGTGGGCGTATTGCCATGTGCCGCATGGGGATCCGCGGGACGTCACCGAGCTCGTCCGGCGGCGGATCGAACGGTTCGCGCCCGGCTTCTCCGACACGATCCTGGCTAGCCGTTGCGTCACCGCGCCGGAACTGGAGGCCTACAACGCGAACTACCCCGGCGGCGACGTCGCGGCGGGTGCGGTGGATCTGCGGCAGGTGCTCGGGCGGCCGGTCGCCCGCTGGAATCCGCACCGGACCCCGCTCGGCGGTGTCTTCCTGTGTTCGGCCGCGACGGCACCCGGCCCCGGCGTGCACGGGATGGGCGGCTGGCACGCCGCGAAATCCGTGCTGGGGAAGGACTTCGAGCCGTTAGTCCAGATAGGCGTCCAACGTGACGGCCAGCGCCCGCTCCGGTGA
- a CDS encoding SGNH/GDSL hydrolase family protein has product MGYQRFVALGDSCAEGLADPHPSGGFYRGWADFVADRLAEEEPGFRYANLAVRGRRLDQIHTEQTPAATRLQPDLIALFGGGNDVMSRGWDARTVARRVDTAIRACTEIAPRVVTFTLSDISHRMPMGHRMRPRIVALNDAVREASVSYGATLVDLWPDDATHDSRYFGPDRLHLSEQGHRRLAGHVLGKLDVPHDPSWLAPLPGSAGRPGLRADLRWLTREVFPVAVSRFRNRLIGRQPGDGFLPKRPDLLPVHEETRSWAPEPA; this is encoded by the coding sequence ATGGGCTACCAACGTTTCGTCGCGCTCGGCGACAGCTGCGCCGAAGGGCTGGCCGATCCGCATCCGTCGGGCGGTTTCTACCGAGGCTGGGCCGACTTCGTCGCGGACCGTCTCGCCGAGGAAGAGCCCGGGTTCCGCTATGCCAATCTCGCGGTCCGCGGGCGCAGGCTCGATCAGATCCACACCGAGCAGACCCCCGCGGCGACCAGGCTCCAGCCGGATCTGATCGCCCTGTTCGGCGGCGGCAACGACGTGATGAGCCGCGGCTGGGACGCGCGCACGGTCGCCCGCCGCGTCGACACGGCCATCCGCGCCTGCACCGAGATCGCGCCGCGGGTCGTCACCTTCACCCTCAGCGACATCTCCCACCGCATGCCGATGGGGCACCGCATGCGCCCGCGCATCGTCGCGTTGAACGACGCCGTCCGCGAGGCGTCCGTCAGCTACGGCGCGACGCTGGTCGACCTCTGGCCGGACGACGCCACGCACGATTCCCGCTACTTCGGCCCGGATCGGCTGCACCTGTCCGAGCAGGGCCACCGGCGCCTGGCCGGGCACGTGCTCGGCAAGCTCGACGTCCCCCACGACCCGTCCTGGCTCGCCCCGCTGCCCGGCTCGGCCGGACGTCCCGGCCTGCGCGCGGATCTGCGCTGGCTGACCAGGGAGGTCTTCCCGGTCGCGGTCAGCCGGTTCCGCAACCGGCTCATCGGCCGCCAGCCGGGCGACGGTTTCCTGCCGAAACGTCCCGACCTCCTGCCCGTTCACGAGGAGACCCGGTCGTGGGCGCCCGAACCCGCCTGA